A genomic region of Bacteroidota bacterium contains the following coding sequences:
- a CDS encoding helix-turn-helix transcriptional regulator, whose amino-acid sequence MNLENTFGDTLRKLREDKQLTLREVAVKLGIDTSMLGKIEKNSRKPTKNFIEKISIIFNVSSKKLTIAFLSDAVVYQVLEEEVAQEVLKVAEKKVKYLKTRKLLEK is encoded by the coding sequence ATGAATTTAGAAAATACCTTCGGAGATACTCTCAGAAAACTTAGAGAGGATAAACAACTTACATTAAGAGAAGTTGCTGTTAAATTAGGGATCGATACATCGATGCTTGGTAAAATTGAAAAGAATAGCAGAAAGCCTACAAAAAATTTTATTGAGAAAATTTCAATAATCTTTAATGTTAGCAGCAAAAAGCTAACAATTGCATTTTTAAGTGATGCAGTGGTTTACCAAGTCTTGGAGGAAGAAGTCGCACAAGAAGTCTTAAAAGTGGCGGAGAAGAAAGTAAAGTATTTAAAAACGAGAAAACTTCTTGAAAAATGA